Proteins from one Procambarus clarkii isolate CNS0578487 chromosome 8, FALCON_Pclarkii_2.0, whole genome shotgun sequence genomic window:
- the LOC138360727 gene encoding uncharacterized protein in mobD 3'region-like: MLLPMLQPMLLPMLLPMLQPMLQPMLLPMLLPIVDINQSDINKRDINQSDIKQSDINQSDINQSVINQSDINQSDINQSDINQSDINQSDINQSDINLSDINQSDINQSDINQSDINQSDINQSDINQSDINQRDINQSDINQSDINQSDINLSDINQSDINKRDINQSDINQSNINQSDINKRDINQSDIKQSDINQSDITRVT, from the exons ATGTTGCTGCCCATGTTGCAGCCCATGTTGCTGCCCATGTTGCTGCCCATGTTGCAGCCCATGTTACAGCCCATGTTGCTGCCCATGTTGCTGCCCAT AGTGGACATAAACCAGAGTGACATAAACAAGAGAGACATAAACCAGAGTGACATAAAGCAGAGTGACATAAACCAGAGTGACATAAACCAGAGTGTCATAAACCAGAGTGACATAAACCAGAGTGACATAAACCAGAGTGACATAAACCAGAGTGACATAAACCAGAGTGACATAAACCAGAGTGACATAAACCTGAGTGACATAAACCAGAGTGACATAAACCAGAGTGACATAAACCAGAGTGACATAAACCAGAGTGACATAAACCAGAGTGACATAAACCAGAGTGACATAAACCAGAGAGACATAAACCAGAGTGACATAAACCAGAGTGACATAAACCAGAGTGACATAAACCTGAGTGACATAAACCAGAGTGACATAAACAAGAGAGACATAAACCAGAGTGACATAAACCAGAGTAACATAAACCAGAGTGACATAAACAAGAGAGACATAAACCAGAGTGACATAAAGCAGAGTGACATAAACCAGAGTGACATAACCAGAGTGACATAA